Genomic DNA from Corylus avellana chromosome ca4, CavTom2PMs-1.0:
CTAACTTTTGTCTTCCCTAGAAGATAACAAAAATTCCATAATGGACTATAAGTCCTACTCATGTAAACCCTTACAAAATCCTGAACACCAATGAAGAGCACTTCCAGACATCAAATGCAACTCAATAAAAATCCTAAACCCATGCAGATCTCTCCACGAAAAacaactccaaaaaaaaaaaaaaaaatgttaaaaacatAGGCAATCGGAATACTTGAAAAGGATGCTACTTTATAGATGCCATAACCTTCTCATAAGCTAAGGAATAAGACCCCAAATGAAAATGAACCCAATTTCAGAAACCGCCACAACATACAGAAAACGAACCCAATTTCAACCTgggaaaactaaaaaaaaaatacaatttctaAATCCAGTTTATCACCAATGGATTCAACCCATTCAAAATCGCTTAAAATTTACCTACAACACGATTCCCCTTCAAATAAATTCAACAATTAGAAGCTGAACCCAATTCGAATCAGAagtggaataaaaaaaaataatagaaagcgaacagagagagagagagagaacatacATAGGTGTTGAGCTGGCGGATGAAGCTGGAGAAGTTGTTGTGATTGAAAAAGGCTGGGAGGAGGACCCGGGCAAACTCGGGCGGGTTCCACACCACGAAGCTCGTCTGTTCTGGCTCCACGACACGATCTCGTCCGTCGTCGAGTCGTCCACCATGTCGTATGTCTTCATCAGAAATGGCGCCGGACCGCCTCCCCCTCCTCCTGCGCTCCCGCTCGTCGTCGGAGCTCCGTCCATTTTCAGGTCTCGGAATCCTCGGGTTTGGATTTGGATGGATGGTTGTGGGCGCGATTAATTAATTGACTTCAATTGTGTGTTTGACACTTCAGACAAACGAGGCGGTGGTAAAACATGTACGATGGAGGAGGACCTGTTGACTTTTCTTAGACTCGGACCACCGTTTCAATTGTtggacaattttttcttttaatttgttaaccAAAGTCagtctattattattttttttattaatttagctttcatttttagaatatttgatttttatgtgcttttttaaaatttttttttaataaagcacaTAATTAtcacatttaaattttaaactacAGATGATTATTACATGCTCTAAAAATAGACGTCACTTTAATAGATTAAGTTGAAtgacttttttctaatttaatttgaagaaaatttttattacaatttggCTTggcatgttttttgttttgttttcaaattcatattttttgattttgtaaacagATTTGGTACAAATtcacaaactcaaaattttgcccaatgttctaaaaatcacattttctctttgaaaaccAAACAACACATCTGCATcggtttcttaaaaaattccAGACAAGAATAAAATTTGGCCCATCCAAACAACACAACTGcattggttttttaaaaaatccaaaacaagaATGAAATTTGGCCCATCCAAACAAGGCAgtgttttagaaaataaataaataaaaattcattaggGATTTTTAATCTTTGTACAGGACTCTTTTGTGGAAATGGAttaatgcatgtatatatattttttttcctgtaaGCCTGGTTTGGCAAAAGACTTGgttaaaaatgattgatatcatataaaatagataaaagttttagattttttgtatgaaaaatttaaaatattttgttttatagtgagtttttttatttaaatagttattaatgtgatataattagtaagaatgttggggagttgaaaaaaaaaatggacctAATTAGGCATTTGCCAAACAAGACCTTATCTCTTGTGAAACATATTTACGAACAAATTTGTATTATATGTATGGAAGGGTTAGAAAGAACAAAGGCGGTTGAATAAATAAGAtcaacaaaattcaattatgAATAAACATATTAACAAGTCTTCCCTNNNNNNNNNNNNNNNNNNNNNNNNNNNNNNNNNNNNNNNNNNNNNNNNNNNNNNNNNNNNNNNNNNNNNNNNNNNNNNNNNNNNNNNNNNNNNNNNNNNNGGAGGCCCATTTCCAAATTCCAATACGCAACCTCAATTCTGCCTCCAACTTTGATCTCCAATTGGAGCCTTACAATTTGAATTATGCCAAATTTCCTACAAAAGCTCGATTCTTCACTTCAGAGGTCTGACTTGTATGTTACCATCCCTGAGTATCCTCCCCACAGATTTTCTAACTTTTGTCTTCCCTAGAAGATAACAAAAATTCCATAATGGACTATAAGTCCTACTCATGTAAACCCTTACAAAATCCTGAACACCAATGAAGAGCACTTCCAGACATCAAATGCAACTCAATAAAAATCCTAAACCCATGCAGATCTCTCCACGAAAAacaactccaaaaaaaaaaaaaaaaatgttaaaaacatAGGCAATCGGAATACTTGAAAAGGATGCTACTTTATAGATGCCATAACCTTCTCATAAGCTAAGGAATAAGACCCCAAATGAAAATGAACCCAATTTCAGAAACCGCCACAACATACAGAAAACGAACCCAATTTCAACCTgggaaaactaaaaaaaaaatacaatttctaAATCCAGTTTATCACCAATGGATTCAACCCATTCAAAATCGCTTAAAATTTACCTACAACACGATTCCCCTTCAAATAAATTCAACAATTAGAAGCTGAACCCAACTCGAATCAGAAGTggaatcaaaaaaaataatagaaagcgaacagagagagagagagagaacatacATAGGTGTTGAGCTGGCGGATGAAGCTGGAGAAGTTGTTGTGATTGAAAAAGGCTGGGAGGAGGACCCGGGCAAACTCGGGCGGGTTCCACACCACGAAGCTCGTCTGTTCTGGCTCCACGACACGATCTCGTCCGTCGTCGAGTCGTCCACCATGTCGTATGTCTTCATCAGAAATGGCGCCGGACCGCCTCCCCCTCCTCCTGCGCTCCCGCTCGTCGTCGGAGCTCCGTCCATTTTCAGGTCTCGGAATCCTCGGGTTTGGATTTGGATGGATGGTTGTGGGCGCGATTAATTAATTGACTTCAATTGTGTGTTTGACACTTCAGACAAACGAGGCGGTGGTAAAACATGTACGATGGAGGAGGACCTGTTGACTTTTCTTAGACTCGGACCACCGTTTCAATTGTtggacaattttttcttttaatttgttaaccAAAGTCagtctattattattttttttattaatttagctttcatttttagaatatttgatttttatgtgcttttttaaaatttttttttaataaagcacaTAATTAtcacatttaaattttaaactacAGATGATTATTACATGCTCTAAAAATAGACGTCACTTTAATAGATTAAGTTGAAtgacttttttctaatttaatttgaagaaaatttttattacaattgtagtgttttagaaaataaataaataaaaattcattaggGATTTTTAATCTTTGTACAGGACTCTTTTGTGGAAATGGATTaatgcatgtatatattttttttttcctgtaagCCTGGTTTGGCAAAAGACTTGgttaaaaatgattgatatcatataaaatagataaaagttttagattttttgtatgaaaaatttaaaatattttgttttatagtgagtttttttatttaaatagttattaatgtgatataattagtaagaatgttggggagttgaaaaaaaaaatggacctAATTAGGCATTTGCCAAACAAGACCTTATCTCTTGTGAAACATATTTACGAACAAATTTGTATTATATGTATGGAAGGGTTAGAAAGAACAAAGGCGGTTGAATAAATAAGAtcaacaaaattcaattatgAATAAACATATTAACAAGTCTTCCTCCTTTCATTGTTGCGCTTGATCCAAGTCATCAACATCCTCGATCTTTAATCTTTTAGGGCAGTTTAATTGATCATCACTAGACGAAACATTGCTTGGTTCGGCCTCATTGTGATGATCACGACCTCTCTTCAAAGTAACAGAGTCCATGTATTCATCCATTGCATTTGGGTCATCATCAACTATTACAAGAATTCGACACTCCTTCACTTCAAAGTATTTCCCACCCTCGCACTCCATCTTTACTTCCATTCCACTTGCTAATCTATCTTCAATACATGATGTATAGAGTATATAGATTCCCCAGGAAGGATAATCTTTATGAAATTCATGCGAGAAACCGATATTTTTCCAAAGGATGCCATTAATGTAAACACTGATTTTCGGGTTCTCCTCCTGCGGTGTATCTTGTATGGGTGCAAAACCAGCACAAAAAAGCAACCCCTTGATTTGACCCTTTGGAAGAGAAGGAATAAGCAAGGATATCGAAGATCCAATTCTCTTGTAGCATAACCAATTTGGAACCCCACCACCAGggagtttaaaggaaaaatacGAGCCAGTACTCAACTTGGACATGTACtgtttcaaaagagaaaaaaagttcacatcataaaatgagagagagagagagagaaagaaagagagagagagagtacctggAGAAGATTCTTCCTCAAATCATATGCTAGACTGTCACTACTATCCAAGAAAAAATCTGCACATAAACTTCCTTGATTCGGCACATCTGGGAATCTCTGCAATGATGAGCAGCCTCTTGCATCCAATTTTGTTAAACTTGTAGgaagttttgaaattaattcGAGATTCGCACAGTCCTTCAACGAAAGATAATATAATTGAGGAAGTTCACCGATGCAATGAGGCAATGTACGGAAATTATTTCTTGATAAATACAAATATTTGAGTGAGGATAAACTCCCAAGATCAATAGGAATCTCATCTTCAAACAAATTGCAACCACCGAGATTCAGTTCTGTCAAAGAACACAATCCAGAAACAGAAGTTGGTAGCAAATATATGGGTTTCATGAATTTTGGTGATATCGACGACACGAACCGTGACATCCATGATCTTGAGGATTGCCCTTTACATCCCGATAATGAAAGAGTTTTGAGGTTCTTCAAAAGACCAAATGAGTATGGTAGTTGCTTAACGGCGGTTCTATCTGCAAGCAGCTCCACTAAAGCAACCATATTTCCCAATTGTTTTGGTAACTTGTCAATTTTGATGCAGTCAGACAAGTTAAGAGTTTTTAAAGATCTTAAGTTAGAAATGCTTTCCGGAAGATTCTTTAAGTTCTTGCATCCTtgtaaattcaataaaacaagtTTTTTCAAATGTTCAATAGACTCATGTACCTCAATCAAGCTCGTGCAACCTTCAAGTATGAGTATCTCCAAATGTGGGAGTTGTAAGAAGTTTGGTGATCGGGTGAGACATTTAGAACCTTTGAGATTAAGAGCTTTTAACTTGTTGAGTATCTGCCAAAATAGAatcaaatgaaatatatatatatatatatcattaaagtTATTCGTTCAAAGttgataagaaaataaaaggtaatgTGAGATTTGTTGTACTTtgattttcttccaaacttgtttGATATTACTGTATTGCATGTCGAGGATAACAACATTCTCAAGATGAAAATTTGGTGGTAGAAATTCCAGAGGGCACTTATGCCAGTGAAGCCATCTTAACTCTTTGGAAAGGCATTCATAGGATCCTATGAGATATGCACCATCAATTTTGAGCAATctcaaatttttcatatttgcaAATGCTTCAGTTTTCAACTCGACATCTTCAAGTGCAGGTAGATTTAGGTTAAGACCCTCTATTGCTTCTGATCCCTGGCAACATAGCTGGGTTAGCAATGTATATTCATATCTTGTGTGATGCTAGAACACCTTCAAATTGGAGGTGACCGATATATTTTCACcataactaaataaataaataataataataataataataataataataatgtgtttTAGACATGATCAAAATTGCTTAAATATGGTTGCataccttttttatttatttttttatttttattttttttattttaaacaatagATAAGTATCAATTTTTCGCTTAATAGAAAATTGTTGGGTTTAAAATCTTACAGTTACGAGTCATGTTGATAGAATATTCAAGCTATATCCATGTttggcaaaaagaaaaaattcccATACATACTTTCATAACATGTGCATActatgtttatttgtttgtatatgtatttatataatattaatgcaTCTGCCACTTACCAGATGTTTGTTAAGCACATTTAAGACGTCATCGTGACACCACAATCTACTATGTTTTCCTGGATCCCTGGATGCTCTTTCGCGAACAATCTCCCTTCCCATATCGCGAATCAAATCATGCATCCTCAATTCATTTATTTCATTAACTATCAGGAGAGACTTGTCAATGAGAATGCTGATACCAATATCTGTAAAGAATCCACAACCATCGAGAACTTTTCTGACATATTCTTTGTTTGTACCGATAAAAAAACATGCTATGTCAAGGAATATGTCTTGTGCATAATCTTCTAGTGAATCAAAACTTATTCTGAGTATTTTTTGAATCTCTCTATGAggaattttttgtaatttttccaatgcacttttccattcaaTAATACTTCTTTCTGACAGATAAGAACCCAAAACTTCAGCAGCTAATGGAAGTCTTCCAACATAATCCACTACATCAAGTGAGAGCTTTTTGAAATCTTCTGCTGGATCGGTCATCCCAAATGCATGCCAACGAAAAAGTTGAAGGGACTCCTCATGATTCATTTCTTCAAccttatatttttcattgactCCTAGTTCAGTCAGGACAtgtttatctcttgttgttacAATGAGTGTACTTCCTTGGCCAAACAATTCGAAGTTTCCAACTAATGAATGAAGTTGTTTCAAgtgatccacatcatcaagaacgaCAAGAACTTTTTTGCGATAAAATCTTTTTGTAATCAAATTTATTCCTCCATCAACACTGCCAATCTTCCAATCCTTCATTTTCAAGATATCATAAAGAAGTTGTTTTTGTAAATGAATTAAACCATTTGGTTGTTCTGAAGTTTctttaatattaaaaagaaagcTACTTCCTTCAAATTCATGGAGTATTTCATTATAGACCGCTTTTGCTATTGTTGTTTTGCCTATTCCACCCATCCCATAGATACCCACATTACGAACATCACTTGTTCCAAGATTTAAtaaatcttttatctctttaaCATGAGAATCTATTCCTACAGGGTATTTGGCAACATGCAAGTAAGCTGGGTTCTCTTTACGCAAAATTTCTTCAACAATCTTCTGGATAAACCTTGATTCAAACCTAATCATTATagttcaaataaaaatacaacaAGAATATAagcacaagaaaagaaaaataagaaaccaaattatttttatgtaataGTAAACAATTAAGTTATATCAACTTTATTAAGAATGTCATTTAAATATATTCCTATATAATTTCTTATCCTATCCAGTAACATGCCatagaatgatttttatttttccctttcgGAAAAGAAGTCATTAATTAAGTGTTTTACGAAAAGTATGATTACAATATATTCCTCTCTAAATTAGTAATTTTTATCCAAAAGGCTACCGTAGACTTACTCTAATAATTTTAGATTTGAGATCTCACTCTAACCGGCATGCATTTTCGATCTATAATACTTTcctttgacaaaaaaaaaaaaaaaaacaaagatccATGTGCGGCTGTTTCTGGGGGTGGAGCGATTTGGTGTATACCGTTACTTTATTAAGCTGTTAAAgctcaattcaaaaaaataataataataaataaaaagaagtcagagataatcttaaataaaaatataaaagaaaaaaagtcagaGATAATCTGCCTAAGTGGACAATGAGCTGGCGAGTGGGCTTAGTTGGGCTCATTGCAACTGAATAGCCTATTGGAGGAAAAGTCTGTTAAATTTGTTAGTGTATTTAAGTAAGTATTAGTCTTCTTGGTGAATGGAGGTTGGGCCATCCTCGAAGTAggcctattttttattattttatttttaatttaagtcaTTTAGCCCAGTTTATCACAACTACATTAGTTTAGTTCAATAATTCCTTCTATCGAATTTATTACATTCTATTTCACATTCATATCAAATCAAATACAACAACCAGATTTCCATAGACCAAAAATAGTAAAGAAGTGTTACATTGGGCTGTTAGATGGGACTACCGTTTATCTTAAAagttgtataaaataaaatatttagtttaaatgATGGGTGAATGATAAAGATAAGATTCGAATTTAGAACATTTGTTATGATATAATGTTAAATCAACGTTtattcaaaagtttaagataatagaaaatgataaacttaatcaactaaattaatattcaaacataCCAACCTAATTGAGCAAAtcatttttagtgttttttgtttttcttttctaatcagtgcgggagaggaaaaaaaaaaggggagaatCTCTTTTATTCTCTCAGATGAACTTCAATTACTACTTAGTTTGCTGCTAATCGATAAATTAGCAATTGTTTAGAACAAGAGAGATGCCATTTTCCCATTGATATTTCAAAATTAGTAGCCCACTACTATATATCTAATACTCGTTTCACCTTTTTCGAGAATGATTAATAAAGCATGccaaattaattagtttgaaaTTCCTTTGATTGACgattaaatttgaatttcaaatgtttttcaagaaaaattttggttaaattttgtCTATCCATTTGTGctcaactttaatttttataaattttcatctaacatttttttttacaagaaaaaaacaaacgatAGATAAAAAACTAAATGATAAAGCATAAGAGAGCTTAAGAATTAACACAATATAATACCCGTTTGCCATATCTTGAAGATTCCAGCCAGAATAGTTTGCAGCTTCAGTAAGAGCCGCTCTCCACTTGTGCACCCTCTCCATCTCCGCTTGAAACTGGTCTNNNNNNNNNNNNNNNNNNNNNNNNNNNNNNNNNNNNNNNNNNNNNNNNNNNNNNNNNNNNNNNNNNNNNNNNNNNNNNNNNNNNNNNNNNNNNNNNNNNNttcaaataaaaatacaacaAGAATATAagcacaagaaaagaaaaataagaaaccaaattatttttatgtaataGTAAACAATTAAGTTATATCAACTTTATTAAGAATGTCATTTAAATATATTCCTATATAATTTCTTATCCTATCCAGTAACATGCCatagaatgatttttatttttccctttcgGAAAAGAAGTCATTAATTAAGTGTTTTACGAAAAGTATGATTACAATATATTCCTCTCTAAATTAGTAATTTTTATCCAAAAGGCTACCGTAGACTTACTCTAATAATTTTAGATTTGAGATCTCACTCTAACCGGCATGCATTTTCGATCTATAATACTTTcctttgacaaaaaaaaaaaaaaaaacaaagatccATGTGCGGCTGTTTCTGGGGGTGGAGCGATTTGGTGTATACCGTTACTTTATTAAGCTGTTAAAgctcaattcaaaaaaataataataataaataaaaagaagtcagagataatcttaaataaaaatataaaagaaaaaaagtcagaGATAATCTGCCTAAGTGGACAATGAGCTGGCGAGTGGGCTTAGTTGGGCTCATTGCAACTGAATAGCCTATTGGAGGAAAAGTCTGTTAAATTTGTTAGTGTATTTAAGTAAGTATTAGTCTTCTTGGTGAATGGAGGTTGGGCCATCCTCGAAGTAggcctattttttattattttatttttaatttaagtcaTTTAGCCCAGTTTATCACAACTACATTAGTTTAGTTCAATAATTCCTTCTATCGAATTTATTACATTCTATTTCACATTCATATCAAATCAAATACAACAACCAGATTTCCATAGACCAAAAATAGTAAAGAAGTGTTACATTGGGCTGTTAGATGGGACTACCGTTTATCTTAAAagttgtataaaataaaatatttagtttaaatgATGGGTGAATGATAAAGATAAGATTCGAATTTAGAACATTTGTTATGATATAATGTTAAATCAACGTTtattcaaaagtttaagataatagaaaatgataaacttaatcaactaaattaatattcaaacataCCAACCTAATTGAGCAAAtcatttttagtgttttttgtttttcttttctaatcagtgcgggagaggaaaaaaaaaaggggagaatCTCTTTTATTCTCTCAGATGAACTTCAATTACTACTTAGTTTGCTGCTAATCGATAAATTAGCAATTGTTTAGAACAAGAGAGATGCCATTTTCCCATTGATATTTCAAAATTAGTAGCCCACTACTATATATCTAATACTCGTTTCACCTTTTTCGAGAATGATTAATAAAGCATGccaaattaattagtttgaaaTTCCTTTGATTGACgattaaatttgaatttcaaatgtttttcaagaaaaattttggttaaattttgtCTATCCATTTGTGctcaactttaatttttataaattttcatctaacatttttttttacaagaaaaa
This window encodes:
- the LOC132177100 gene encoding disease resistance protein RPV1-like (The sequence of the model RefSeq protein was modified relative to this genomic sequence to represent the inferred CDS: added 427 bases not found in genome assembly) produces the protein MAALTLSSPSKPRWNYDVFLSFRDEDTRKSFIDHLYSALNQVGIYTFRDDDELSRGEHISTKLLKAIQGSRISIVVFSKDYASSHWCLDELVEILNCKNTLGQILLPIFYDVSPADVRNQTGTFTKAFAKHEDQFQAEMERVHKWRAALTEAANYSGWNLQDMANGFESRFIQKIVEEILRKENPAYLHVAKYPVGIDSHVKEIKDLLNLGTSDVRNVGIYGMGGIGKTTIAKAVYNEILHEFEGSSFLFNIKETSEQPNGLIHLQKQLLYDILKMKDWKIGSVDGGINLITKRFYRKKVLVVLDDVDHLKQLHSLVGNFELFGQGSTLIVTTRDKHVLTELGVNEKYKVEEMNHEESLQLFRWHAFGMTDPAEDFKKLSLDVVDYVGRLPLAAEVLGSYLSERSIIEWKSALEKLQKIPHREIQKILRISFDSLEDYAQDIFLDIACFFIGTNKEYVRKVLDGCGFFTDIGISILIDKSLLIVNEINELRMHDLIRDMGREIVRERASRDPGKHSRLWCHDDVLNVLNKHLGSEAIEGLNLNLPALEDVELKTEAFANMKNLRLLKIDGAYLIGSYECLSKELRWLHWHKCPLEFLPPNFHLENVVILDMQYSNIKQVWKKIKILNKLKALNLKGSKCLTRSPNFLQLPHLEILILEGCTSLIEVHESIEHLKKLVLLNLQGCKNLKNLPESISNLRSLKTLNLSDCIKIDKLPKQLGNMVALVELLADRTAVKQLPYSFGLLKNLKTLSLSGCKGQSSRSWMSRFVSSISPKFMKPIYLLPTSVSGLCSLTELNLGGCNLFEDEIPIDLGSLSSLKYLYLSRNNFRTLPHCIGELPQLYYLSLKDCANLELISKLPTSLTKLDARGCSSLQRFPDVPNQGSLCADFFLDSSDSLAYDLRKNLLQYMSKLSTGSYFSFKLPGGGVPNWLCYKRIGSSISLLIPSLPKGQIKGLLFCAGFAPIQDTPQEENPKISVYINGILWKNIGFSHEFHKDYPSWGIYILYTSCIEDRLASGMEVKMECEGGKYFEVKECGIHVIVDDPNAMDEDMDSDTLKRGRDYKTIDDAAFTSAPASIPLTGPEIGFLFRNKFARDAFRDRFHDRTVIAERAINLSDLQDDEFQIISRIFTQRQWQYFILPPARPYIHLVQEFYANIEQEPDTDEAEDDSPRLVSHVR